The Hoplias malabaricus isolate fHopMal1 chromosome X2, fHopMal1.hap1, whole genome shotgun sequence genomic interval CAAACCGTTCTtttagccaatcagacacacacacatatatcctCCCTCGACTTCCTCTATTGATAAGCTgtaattttcaatattttagttAATGATGTCAGCATATTTTCTACTCAGTACGTTAttcctgttttatattttagccAACCGTTTGGACATAATCTCTATAGTCAAACAGTGCCCTTCGGGAGTTTCCTATTTTCACCTTGTGACTGGGAACATGTCCTTTTGATATAATAATTGACTTTTCCTAAGCAAGCAAGCATGATATGTATATTCTTTGGCAGTAAAGCAATCTGCTTATTCAAAATAACCATATAATTCCAACAGTAGCCTTTTGAATGAAGACCTACAGTAaagttttgtctttgtttttttctgacgCACTACAGAAGCATGAGCTGACCTAAATTCACTGCAAATATCTAAAGTATTCTTCCAAAAATTATCTAGAATGGTTCTGTTAGCTTTAGTCCTCTTGGAGAGAAAGCTCCTGTATTTATCTTATAATCACTGTAATCACTATAATCACTTGCTGTCTACATGTGCATGAATGTCATAACTGGAGATTTCTGGCAGTAGagggagagaatgtgtgtgcatgtgtgtactgagagagagacagacagacatagagggagagagaaagaagcttAATTTTTTCTGAACTCTGTATACTCACACTAACAGATaataaagagagaaataatCAAACTGTTTTCTGTTCTGTATAAAATCAATGAACAAATACATGAGCTAATGAAGCTAGTGATGCAAaacaatttaacaaaaaaaatctacattGTTTTAGTGAATATCAATTAATCAGAATAATCAAATCTATTGGTGTTAAccaggttttgtgtgtgtgtgtgttcattactctctcttttcttccacAAAAAAGACAAGCATTGGTTTGAGGTGTCAATTAGGTTTTAATCTTAATTTGGCTCTTTCTGCTGTACAGATATATAAGCATGCATGTTAACAGCAGTCACAGTCTCTTAAACATTTCTACATTAGTAGCTCAGCAAAGTTAATGTGTGTATCAAGAGATTGTTAGGAGACTGTAGTTAAGGAAGTTTATTACTTAAGAGACCGCAGCACTCTTGTGCCTTCAGTAATGACCAGACTGCCATCGTCTTTGAGGGTCAGACGCATATCTGATGCAGCTTTGTTTTGCCAGGTGTCACTGGCCCATAAAGGATTTCCAGTGTCGTTATAAATGACCAGGTTTCCGTCCGCCTGCATCACCAGTCGAGTTCCAGGTTTTCCACAAGTGTTGGATGCCCAGACTGGTTTCCAGGTGTAAAGCACAAAGTTCCCATCATCCTAAACAACAGAGACACATACAGTAAGACCTTTAAACCACCGGTGCTTACAGTCTTGCATTTTTCACATTCTCCACTTCTTAACTTTCATATTGTATAAGGTGAAGGTGCCATATAAAACTGGAACTGTAGTCCTTCCACTGGAGtggtgtaatttatgtaaacatTAAGCCAACTTAACAAGGAATCTGCCTCAGTGAAACCATGGGCCtaaaaatgaaatgcagaaaaataaaaggaCATATGACTGTTATTCATGTGTTCAAATAATATAATGATTATATCACTCATCAAATGAAAGGGCTGTTtctttacataaatttatatatattcatttgttCCAGAATATGTATACTACTTGTATGTATAAACCTGGCATCACTGAATTCCTGAGATTATCTTGGAACTAACAAGCCCTCGTTGTCTGTCTACAATCTTCCTATGAAACATAATtcactatatttatatatttatattcaatatattcTTAGGCTTAGCTAATGCACTTGACTCAGTGCCTCATAATCTTATGTGGAAAACCTTTGAATTCTTCCAGGTCCAAGAAAATATCACGAAGCTGGTCAAAGCTtattttgatgatattcagttttgttttattagaggagAATTTATGTCATGGCAGCGATTGGAAATGGGTATAATGGCTGGATGCACCCTTTCACCACTAGCGTTTACAGTTACAATGTAGGACATTATTAGGGTGTCTAAGTGGGTTGTAGGCAGAGAGAGGTTGCATGATGGCTCTCCCCAGTTAGGGCATACATGATGTGATGACCCTGACCACTTGTGTCTTGTACATGGTAGATGCTGGGGATGTTAGATAAAAACCTTATGTGAGCTTAGGCTGAAAGGTAAACCAAGCAAGTCTAAAAGTTTATCGATAGTTAAAGGAAAACTTGTGCAGGAAAATTTTGTAATTGAAAGAGACCTGATTCTGTCTgtactggagagaccagtgaagagtttagaTAGATGTTacagtgcagcactaaatgatacaGAGCACTGGTGAGGGCTATTAATAGCACTGATTATGTTTGCCAGGGAAGCTGAAACTGCGGTGTCTGttagttcaagttcaagattctttattgtcatttcaactATATAttaagtacacagtgaaatgagaCATGAGGTGCCAAAAACTAAGGACAACTGTGAAAGACTTATCAGAAACAgttgaaaggtctagtcagtggttgtgaatAAGGAGATCACAGATTATTTGGGGAaacatactgtaaatatgttccAGTTACAAGGACATCACAGATGAGTCGggtgctgtgttgtgttgttattgtggctGTCGGTGGTATGTTATGTGAAGTTCACAGGGAagtggtggcactgagcatgcgtgaacggtgccagtggggctaagTACATCCTTAGTCACctgggaggccagtgtggattcaCGGTTGTTAATgctaagggtaaggtaggactgtaaagctggcttggacgGGGGTGTATCTGGGATGCCAGAcctcactgttgagccttccagaggtgtcatgggcttaattcagcaaaacactgacAAGGGGAGGTGTATACCTAATGACAGCTAGCGATTCAGTGGCTGAGTTGGGTAAACAAGGGCTGGGCCCAGTGGGTAAGCTTCAGTGTTaggggtagctggttgctgatctgatcataaatggccacagcaaccacACTGGTTTGGTTTAAGATTTAAATAGCCAAAGATTCCAGGAATGTTGTAGCTGCAgttaggaagagagtggggtgggacCTATTTGAAATTCTAATGGATttgcataggatattttacatcttatcctgtgtatgattactTATCAATTACCACatgaaaatacaataaaaccTAGAAATTGGGCTCTAATATGGACAGAAGCCTCAACCCATGTAAATGACATATAATACTCATACCCTAAGATTTATTTAACACCTTATTCAAAGTAATTTTTCACACTTTGGGCATTTATTACTACCcccttaaaaaacaaacaaacaaaaaaaaacttggagATGTTTTTTACCTggagcaggtaaaagtggcccaaatccaaTGTTTCTTACATGTGATACAgatgtggctgtgtgaacagcagaaatggcactgaatctgaatttatttttttttatatatttatcttaaatatttacacatatataaacctagcattttttttaacctttaaaaaattaattttatattacatataaaattattatatatatatatatatatatatatatacattttaaatggtctgaaaaaaaaaacggagTCTGTGACAAGCTGACAAGCGTTTCAGTACGGTCTTGTAGTTTATGCTATTTTTTCAGAGGCACAGCTTGTGCAGCTAGCGTTCGTACGAGATCTTTTCAAATACAAATTATTGGAAAGATATAAGGTCCTGAGGAAGTTCATCTGTTCATTTACTGCATTATTAACACTATTGACTGTTTATATGTACTTGCctttttgttgtgtttctttTTAGGTTTTTAGTTATTTCTGGTATTAGCTGTGGAGTGGATTGGATTAGGAGTGGCTATCATAGGCTATGCAGTGAGACATGTGTGATTGATCAGGTATAAGGCGATGTTTAGGTTTATAGAACgggttttaaaaaatatgatgcTTGTGGTGAGATATATGTACctatataataataactttaTCATATATGAAAGGCATGGACAACACCCAGAATGTGACTACACTTGTTGGTTTTtattgaaactgtgaagctgctttgtgacagcgtcagttgtaaaaggcgctatacaaaaaaagttgatttgatttgattattcGTCAGTTTCTTATCCGGaatttctgttccaccttaaatggtgcagcttGACATACTTGGCAGtaattgcattctgtcgccACTAGATAGGAACATATGAATATGACTTCCATTTCATTGAAAAACTACACATTTGGCTTAATTCCTAGGTCCATCTCTTTATTGTCTAAGTGTCTCAAATCTGAAAGGCACACTGAAGATTTGTTTACAGACTATCAAAATCCTGAAGATGAacaaattttactgtggattttttttgtaatggcacCATGAGCATAGCATTTATTAGAGTAGGGAAATTGCATGTGTGGCTATTTTCCTAGgactttatttcctttttttcagtgtgtctCATAGATCTGAAAGGCTCAGTGAATAAGAAGCATAGTTAATATTATGATTTCTTAAAACCACATATTTTTGtactttaattttttctttaaCAACAAATAGACCTAATAAAGTTATTAGTTTGATCCAAGCAGTAAGCAGTACATTATTCCAAGTAACAAACCTTCAAATTTGGCCATGTAAATTCATATAGAAATTCAGATTGTAAAAGGTTAAAGAAACCATCCTTGAAGGCTGCAGAGGCACAGTTTGTGTGGGTCTTCCTCTTTCCTTCATCAGGTGTCATTTAATCAGGTCATGGTTAAAACAATGGTTCTGTGTAGAACCCTGAATACTCACAGAACCTTCTGAGTGGGTCAGTTAAACCAGGTTTATttctcaactcaactcaactcaactttatttatagagcactttaaaaaacaccaacagttaaaacaaagtgctgtacaaaagatgtttataaaacaaactaaaacaaaataaaataaccaataatgaaaaataaataacttaaataaaaacaacactaataaaattaataaaagaaaacaaacgtctcatgctgagttgaaagccaaggaataaaaatgggttttaagataagttttaaaaacCGAAAGTGAAGAAGCCTGCCTAATCTGTAATGGTAGGCTATTCCACAGTTTCGGCGCAGCAATTGAAAAAGCTCTATCTCCTCTGAGCTTACGTTTTGACCTCggcacctccaggagcagctgatcagctgacctgaggcaccgagcagagacgtgggggtgtagcagctcagtgaggtaaggtggggcgagtccatttaaagatttgaaaacaaataaaagaatcttaaaatgtactctaaaatgcacaggcaaccagtggagagaggccagaatgggAGTGATATGTTCCCTCTTACGTGATCCCGTTAAGAGTCGGGCAGCAGCATTTTGCACCAATTGGAGACGTCTGAGGGAGGACTGGCTGActccaaaatacagtgcattgcagtaatccaatcgggatgtgatgaaggcatggattactgtttgaaagtgctcGTAAGAGAGAATTGGCTTCACCTTTGCCAGCTGCCTCAGGTGGAAAAAGCTGGACCTAACTACTGTGCCTATTTGGCggtccaatttaaaatcactgtccatcttaaaacccaaatttaagatagttggcttcacatacaaagtcaaggggcccaaatcaactggaggggcttcacagggaccactgggaccaaacaccatcacttctgtt includes:
- the LOC136676772 gene encoding B-type lectin plumieribetin-like, whose amino-acid sequence is MSRNSLSTSQELQRGEYLISNNGNFKAIMQDDGNFVLYTWKPVWASNTCGKPGTRLVMQADGNLVIYNDTGNPLWASDTWQNKAASDMRLTLKDDGSLVITEGTRVLRSLK